A genomic stretch from Methylorubrum extorquens includes:
- the flgK gene encoding FlgK protein (Evidence 2b : Function from indirect experimental evidences (e.g. phenotypes); Product type s : structure): protein MGLTLALNTARASLLANSNQIAVSARNVAGANDPGYSRKIATLVAGSTGGATVTITRAGDPALYARTLNASSDAARGDALLTGLTKLAQTVGDTDDPTAPAARLTTFQAALQAAANQPDNAQLARDAVESAKALAGSLSQAADAIHAARAEADAGIAASVSRINDLLVRFEAANRAVTKTTALGGDATDALDDRDRILTALSQEIGVHAVAREGGDMALYTDGGVTLFERGPRAVTFSATSVFAAGTVGGGVRIDGVPVTGATSPMPLNSGRIAGLVALRDGAAVQYEAQLDALAGGLIDAFAESDAVGLDSGPRAGLFTAGGSGILPPAAGRTGLAASISVNAAVDPARGGSVALLRSGGMNGSDYADPAAGGDAAYAGRLRGLLTALSAARPVDPALGLGTSAGLPDLAASSAGWLEAQRKDASTDASYQKTLLTRANEALSNVAGVNGDDETALALQLERSYSASAKLISVVNDLLKTLLDAVR from the coding sequence ATGGGTCTCACCCTCGCGCTCAACACCGCGCGCGCCTCGCTGCTCGCGAACTCGAACCAGATCGCCGTCTCCGCGCGCAACGTCGCGGGCGCGAACGATCCCGGCTATTCGCGCAAGATCGCGACGCTGGTCGCCGGCAGCACGGGCGGCGCCACGGTGACGATCACCCGTGCGGGCGACCCGGCGCTCTATGCCCGCACGCTGAACGCTTCGTCGGACGCTGCCCGCGGTGACGCCCTTCTCACCGGGCTGACGAAGCTCGCGCAGACCGTCGGCGACACCGACGACCCGACCGCGCCGGCCGCGCGCCTCACGACCTTCCAAGCCGCGCTCCAGGCCGCCGCCAACCAGCCCGACAATGCGCAGCTCGCCCGTGACGCGGTCGAGTCGGCCAAGGCTCTGGCGGGAAGCCTGAGCCAAGCGGCGGACGCAATCCACGCCGCACGGGCGGAGGCCGATGCCGGAATCGCCGCCTCGGTGAGCCGCATCAACGACCTTCTCGTCCGGTTCGAGGCCGCCAACCGCGCCGTGACCAAGACCACCGCCCTCGGCGGCGACGCCACCGACGCGCTGGACGACCGCGACCGCATCCTGACCGCGCTGTCGCAGGAGATCGGCGTCCACGCGGTGGCCCGCGAGGGCGGCGACATGGCGCTCTATACCGATGGCGGCGTGACCCTGTTCGAGCGCGGCCCCCGCGCGGTCACGTTCTCGGCCACATCCGTCTTTGCCGCGGGCACCGTCGGCGGCGGCGTGCGGATCGACGGCGTGCCGGTGACCGGGGCCACCTCGCCGATGCCGCTCAATTCCGGGCGGATCGCCGGGCTCGTGGCCCTGCGCGACGGTGCGGCGGTCCAGTACGAAGCGCAGCTCGATGCCCTCGCAGGCGGGTTGATCGATGCCTTCGCCGAGAGCGATGCCGTGGGCCTCGACAGCGGTCCGCGGGCCGGCCTGTTCACCGCGGGCGGCAGCGGGATCCTGCCTCCGGCCGCCGGACGCACCGGCCTCGCGGCCTCGATTTCGGTCAACGCGGCAGTCGACCCGGCCCGAGGCGGCTCCGTCGCCCTGCTGCGCAGCGGCGGGATGAACGGCAGCGACTATGCGGATCCTGCGGCGGGCGGCGACGCGGCCTATGCGGGCCGCCTTCGCGGCCTTCTCACGGCATTGTCGGCGGCCCGGCCCGTCGATCCGGCCCTCGGCCTCGGCACCTCCGCCGGCCTGCCCGACCTCGCCGCTTCCTCCGCGGGGTGGCTCGAAGCGCAGCGCAAGGACGCCTCGACCGACGCGTCCTACCAGAAGACCCTGCTGACGCGCGCCAACGAGGCGCTCTCGAACGTCGCGGGCGTGAACGGCGACGACGAGACCGCCCTCGCCCTGCAGTTGGAGCGCTCCTACAGCGCCTCGGCCAAGCTGATCTCGGTCGTCAACGACCTCCTCAAGACCCTCCTCGACGCGGTGCGGTGA